The following are from one region of the Desulfobacterales bacterium genome:
- a CDS encoding helix-turn-helix transcriptional regulator: MPKKKADTLVSVGSKIKKIREKKNVTFEQIANDTGCSIDYLQKIESGEIMPPVGVLLQVSRALDINSDLLLKDNGTTVKKRVQAYNKRTENYAYTALTPVAENKHLKAFKIMIEPMKDHEGVGYQHEGEEFIYVLSGRIEVIVGENVNNLNEGESLHFNSGIRHKIKNIDNKQAELLVVIYV; encoded by the coding sequence ATGCCTAAAAAAAAAGCAGATACTTTAGTGTCTGTAGGAAGTAAAATCAAAAAAATTAGAGAAAAAAAAAATGTTACCTTTGAGCAAATAGCGAATGATACTGGTTGCAGTATTGATTATCTACAAAAAATCGAGTCAGGAGAAATAATGCCTCCAGTAGGAGTATTGCTACAAGTTTCAAGAGCTTTAGATATTAACTCTGATTTACTTCTCAAGGATAATGGAACGACTGTAAAAAAACGTGTTCAAGCTTATAATAAAAGAACGGAAAATTATGCTTACACAGCTTTAACTCCTGTAGCTGAAAATAAACATCTTAAAGCATTTAAAATAATGATAGAGCCCATGAAAGACCATGAAGGAGTAGGCTACCAGCATGAAGGAGAAGAATTTATTTACGTATTATCTGGAAGGATAGAAGTTATAGTTGGAGAAAATGTTAATAATTTAAATGAAGGAGAATCCCTTCATTTTAATTCAGGAATTCGTCATAAAATAAAAAATATTGATAACAAACAAGCAGAACTATTGGTGGTAATATATGTTTAA